One window from the genome of Oryctolagus cuniculus chromosome 1, mOryCun1.1, whole genome shotgun sequence encodes:
- the TP53I11 gene encoding tumor protein p53-inducible protein 11, protein MAAKQPPPLMKKHSQTDLVSRLKTRKVLGVGGEDDDGEVHRSKISQVLGNEIKFAVREPLGLRVWQFLSAVLFSGIAVMALAFPDQLYDAVFDGAEVTSKTPIRLYGGALLSISLIMWNALYTAEKVIIRWTLLTEACYFGVQFLVVTATLAETGLTSLGILLLLASRLVFVAISVYYYYQVGRKPKKV, encoded by the exons ATGGCGGCCAAGCAGCCCCCGCCGCTGATGAAGAAGCACAGCCAGACGGACCTGGTGAGCCGCCTGAAGACGCGCAAGGTCCTGGGCGTGGGCGGGGAGGACGACGACGGGGAGGTGCATCGCTCCAAG ATCAGCCAGGTCCTAGGCAATGAAATCAAGTTTGCGGTTCGCGAGCCTTTGGGGCTCAG GGTCTGGCAGTTTCTCTCCGCCGTGCTCTTCTCCGGCATCGCCGTCATG GCCCTCGCCTTCCCCGACCAGCTCTACGATGCGGTGTTTGATGGAGCCGAGGTGACCAGCAAGACCCCCATCCGCCTCTACGGGGGCGCCCTCCTCA GCATCTCCCTGATCATGTGGAATGCCCTCTACACGGCCGAGAAGGTCATCATTCGCTGGACTCTGCTCACCGAAGCCTGCTACTTTGGGGTCCAGTTCCTGG TGGTCACTGCCACCCTGGCCGAGACGGGCCTCACATCCCTGGGGATCCTGCTGCTCCTGGCCAGCCGCCTCGTCTTTGTCGCCATCAGCGTGTACTACTACTACCAAGTCGGCCGAAAACCCAAGAAAGTCTAG